DNA from Corvus hawaiiensis isolate bCorHaw1 chromosome 28, bCorHaw1.pri.cur, whole genome shotgun sequence:
GGAGCCCCGAAAGATCCCACATTggccccatttcccacccacAGAGATCCGCAACTCCTTTTTTTGGGAGAGTTTGGAATAACTCGGCAGGAACTTGGATTCACTCCCCTCCAAGCCCTTCTTGCCCTTATTCAAggaaaatttgcctttttttaggATTTTCCAAATCCCAGCAAATCGGGGTCGTTTCCACGCCATGAGCCTGCGCTGatcctcctctttcttccccaaATATTGAGTTTTTCCCTGGCTGAGCCCTTCCCAAATATGCCCAAATCATCTCCTTCggagcagggaatgctgaggAGCTTCCATGAGGGACTTCCATGGGTTCAGGGCAGACCCCAAATaccccatttttgggggtgttGGGGCTGCGGCCACCTCTGGGAGaaggatttttaaatattcCCTGCCGGAGATTCAGGATTTCGAGGTTTTAAAAGGAATTGGCCGGcgagaaacagaagaaacagaattaaaacaaatcaGCGCCGCCTTTTCACCACCTTTCCCATGCTTTGGGAGCAGAGAGGCTTTGGAAAACTTGGCAAAAGCGGGAAAACCCCTCCAcctgtttgcttttaaatcgcgcttttttttttttccgggaaaaaaaaaaaaaagaaaaaaaaaaaaaaaaaccgggatgaggggggaaaaaaaaaaaatcctctcccaccccacagGACTAAAAAGCGGCCGTAAATCCCGCTGGATCTCGCAGGCCGGCGGTGATTGAgatgcagggagcaggggacaAGGTGACTGCCGGCTCCATAAATATTATTGGGAGCGACGGGGCCGCCCGGGGCCGGCGGGAGGGGACAAAGCGCCCATTGAGCTCCGGCCCAGCTGCCGCGGGGAGCCGGGACGGGCGGGGGTCAAGGTCAGAGGTGGCCCCTGCCtgggtttttccccctttttcctcatCAAAACCCCTTTTCCTCAAGCGCGGAAAATTTAAGAAAGCTCCGCCTgggaggggaaactgaggcacgggggTTGGCTCCGGAAGAGCTTTTTGGGGTCTGTTTAATGCCAAATAAGTTCAGATTAAGGCGTggtgggctctgctgtgtgcCCACCCCAAATCTCCGCACCCCGCGCCCGGATCCCCCCATTCCAGCGGTTTTTCCACGCCGATGGAAAACCGGAGCTTGGGGTTCAACGCTGCTGCCCCAAAAACTTGGAATTTTCGGGCTCTCCATCCCTTGGCAACGCTCGGTTTCCATGGCAAAGAGCCGGGAACCTCCGGGAGAATCTTCCAGGAGAATTCAGCTccggttttggggttttttggggaatGTTTTGAGGCCATCCTGAGCCTCGCAGCCCGGCTTGACCTGGGAACAGGTGAGCAGCCGGCAGAGCTTctcctggaaaagaggagatgATTTTTTGGGATATCCCCACCAAAAAATgctcctccccatccctgcaagccCAGCTCGGGAGCTCCAAAGGTTTTAAAGGGCTCCAAATTTATGCAAATGAGCcgcttttcctgtttttccccacttttccaAGGTTTAACAGACACCAGGAAAGGAGGCgcagggcactgggacagcGCTGGGGGCTGGGAATGCGCCTGAATGCTCAAAAATCAGGATTCCCGCAGAAAATCCCAACggaaaggatatttttttagTTCAAAAAACAAATAGATTTTGAAATCCCAGAATTTCTGCGCCCCGCTTGGCGTTGTCCGAGAATTGGGTTCAATTCTCTTTTTCTCGTCCTCAGTGGATAAAATTCCACACGGGAGCCGTGGCAGGATCAGGGACAGCCCCTCCACGGAGACATTCCCGGCAGAAACCACCCCGAATCCCCATTTTTCCACCCCAATTTCCCGTTTTCCACCCCAAATCGGCTtcgttttttgttttgttttggttttgtttttttttgtgtgtgtgtgggtggtgctgggtttTCCCATCTCCATCTctccaggaaaataaaggaaattccttctttttttttttttttttttttcttttttttttttttctgcagtagaAGCGAATCCTCGCAGCCCTGAAGGAGCCCTCAAATCTCCCGACTTTGCCATAAAAAATCTGTTGCTCCGCTTGTTTCCAAGTGTTCCCTATCCCGGATTTTTTTACCCCGGGAATTTGAATCCCAGCTCACTCTTTGAATCCCAAATCCCGaacagaatgggggaaaaaaaccctgaatccGTCATTTCAATGCTCTTGTGCCGTTTAATAGGGGGGATTATAATTTTTCCTCCGTTCCAAGGGGGGCCTGGGGagggctggaaaagctggaagacCTCGTGGCCTCGGCAATTCCTGGGATTTCCGAGTCGTGGGATCGTGGGGCTGCTCCAAGAGGGGTTTTTCCCCAGCCTGGATATTCCTGTTTTGCTGGAAATGggatggcagggctgggggtgagcAGAATTCGGGGACATCGCTGTGTCCCCCCTCTGTCTGTGCCAGAGCTGATCCGTGGGGATGGAgaatccttcccaaaatccctctTTTTGTGCCCAGGGAGTGCTGAAAAGCAAAACGTGGATTTTTGGCGCAGGTCAAACATCCACAGGGAAAACCTGGGCGAGGTGGGCGCATCCATGGGTTTTCCATCATGGAAAATCCCGTCGATTCCCGAATTCGCCCATCCCAAATTTCTCCCCTTAGTGGTGTTTTTTGGGCGATTGTCGGATCACTGCTTGGAAAGTTCgggaatttttgtggggtttggatTGCTAACCTTGGGagcagggattttgggaggCTCGGGATGGGCTCCAAACATTCCcgaagctgggaaggagggatggagggggggGGAGGATGGAGCCCCCCACCTTCCTCGTTTTCCCATCTCCCCCAATCCAGGCTCAGCTCCCACACGCTGCTGGGAAGAGGTGAAATTAATCCCTAtggaaatttatttaaatgaattcCCGCCTGGACACTCAAGCTGTTCCCAGCCTGGCGAGGGGGGAGGGAGTGGAGACTCCCGGGAACCCCGATTGCCCCCCTTACAGCCACATTTCCTGGGATTATTCCCTCCTGGAAGTGCGGAGTTGAGCCCCAAATCCAGGTTTGAATCCATGATTTTTCCCAAGGGGTGtcttggggagcagggagaagatTCCAGTGGCTCTCGTTGTGCCTTGGAAAACgctggtttttttggtttttgttattgtggtttttttgtttgtttgttttgttttgtttttttgcgTTGGTTTTGCCGCAAAAAACCTCGAGCCTCGGTTATTCCACGAGGGGGAAATGGAgcattcccagaaatgagaaatCCGGGTTTTCCTGCCCGAAATTCCTTGGTTTATTCATGAAAATGGCCCTGAAATAGATCCCAGATTAAGCAGATCCGGCTCTTCCCGTTCCTGTTGGGATGGGGCCCAGGGAGATTCCTTTGGGTTCGTGGGGACAGAGTGAACCCCGTGACCCCAAAACCCCGGGAATTCTGGGCAGCCCCCGTGGGCCCCCCGATCCCATAAAGCCTCTGGAAAGGGGGATCCAGGACATCCGAGTCCCTGGGACGAGGCTCCTTTGGGACTGTCAGTGCCAGGAAAGGGCGAGGGAGATCCGGGAATGGGGTTTGACCTGGAATTGAAGTGGGAAAAGTCGGGATTGAGAGGGAACACCTCTGGCAGGATTCCCATCCCCTTTGGAGCATCCTGGAGGGAGAGGCCGGCCAGGCTGTGGCAAAATCCCGGGATAAAGAACTTTTCCAAGAGCAATATTCCCACTGGAGCATCGGACACACTCCCACCATCCCTGCGTGGGTGGATTcagggaattcctgggaatCCCTGGGGCCATCCTTGGGGCTGGAGGGGGTCGGGAACTTCACGTGGACCAGAATTCCAAAGATCCTGGGaatcagggctgggagagccagcagggagaggcaTTTCCAGGGATGTCTGGGATGCTGCACCCCATAAACAACACCAGGGGCTGAACGTGCAGGGCGAGCACAGGGCCACCCCAATTAATTATCCCAAGCAATTAATTAGAGAGGGAATTTGGGCTCAGGCCGTGCAGGGCTGTGTGAGGAGAGGATGGAATAACGTGGGATAATGCGGGAGATGGGAATTGGGAGCAGGGACATTCCTGGGGACAGCAAGTGACACTGGATGTGTCCATCCTTGTCCCTCCttgtccatccctgtccatccccgTCCCTCCCCGTCCCTCCCCGTCCATCCCCGTCCATCCCCGTCCATCCCcgtccatccccatccctccctgtccATCCCCGTCCATCCCCGTCCATCCCCGTCCATCCCCGTCCCTCCCTGTCCATCCCCGTCCCTCCTCGTCCATCCCCGTCCATCCCcgtccatccctgtccatccccgtccatccccatccatccccgTCCATCCCCGTCCATCCCCGTCCATCCCcgtccatccccatccctccctgtccATCCCCGTCCATCCCcgtccatccctgtccatccccgtccatccccatccatccccgTCCATCCCCGTCCATCCCCGTCCATCCCcgtccatccccatccctccctgtccATCCCCGTCCATCCCCGTCCATCCCCGTCCCTCCCTGTCCATCCCCGTCCATCCCCGTCCATCCCCGTCCATCCCCGTCCATCCCCGTCCATCCCCGTCCATCCCcgtccatccctgtccatccccgTCCATCCCCGTCCATCCCCGTCCATCCCCGTCCCTCCCTGTCCATCCCCGTccctccctgtccatccctgtccatccctgtccatccccgtccctccctgtccatccccatccatccccgTCCATCCCcgtccatccctgtccatccccgtccctccctgtccatccctgtccatccccgtccctccctgtccatccctgtccatccccgtccctccctgtccatccctgtccatccccgTCCCTCCCTGTTcatccccatccatccccgtccatccccatccatccccgtccctccctgtccatccccatccctccctaTCCATCCCCGTCCATCCCcgtccatccctgtccctccctgtccatccccgtccctccctgtccatccctgtccatccccgtccctccctgtccatccccatccatccccgTCCATCCCCGTCCATCCCCGTCCCTCCCTGTCCATCCCCATCCATCCTCGTCCATCCCCGTCCATCCCCGTccatccccatccatccccgTCCATCCCCGTCCATCCACAGGACACTGCCCAGGCCCTTGGCTGACCACACCCCCTGGCCAGGACTTTGGGACCCCCTCGAGCCACCCGCAGTGACAAGGACACGAGGGAAGAGGTGCCACCGCCTGTCCCCGAGGTCACCCTGTCCCCAAGAGACCCCACCCAGAGGA
Protein-coding regions in this window:
- the LOC125317955 gene encoding uncharacterized protein LOC125317955 gives rise to the protein MAGLGVSRIRGHRCVPPLSVPELIRGDGESFPKSLFLCPGSAEKQNVDFWRRSNIHRENLGEVGASMGFPSWKIPSIPEFAHPKFLPLVVFFGRLSDHCLESSGIFVGFGLLTLGAGILGGSGWAPNIPEAGKEGWRGGEDGAPHLPRFPISPNPGSAPTRCWEEVKLIPMEIYLNEFPPGHSSCSQPGEGGGSGDSREPRLPPLQPHFLGLFPPGSAELSPKSRTLPRPLADHTPWPGLWDPLEPPAVTRTRGKRCHRLSPRSPCPQETPPRGRCVVTRVDVVGVQVTEKGRTKGKAGLEPWNSHPRGDSSKIPPNLSGDQR